A segment of the Symmachiella macrocystis genome:
GCCAAGCGGTCACCGTTTGAGTCATCGTCGGGTCCCGGGGGAGCAACGAGTGTAATGGCGGCTTCGCTGAGGTCCTCTAATTTGCGCTGCGTCTCGACATCGAACGTACGGATCGATTCCAGCTCATCGCCAAAAAATTCCAGCCGCAGCGGGTTTTCAGCATCAGGAGAGAAGATATCGACAATCCCCCCATGCATGCTAAATTCCCCCGGCATTTCGATGCCGGTGACATGCTCCAAACCGAGATCGACCAGGTCCCGCACCAATTCTTCGGGATCGATTTCGTCACCAGCCGAGAAGGTCCGTGTACCACGTATTAATTCATCGTGACTGGGGACCGGCTGTAAGAGAGCCGGGATGCTGGTGACAATAATTTTCGGCGGGACGGAGGATGTCAGGGCGCGCAGTACGCGGAGGCGGGCTCCGAAGGTTACGTCGGTGATGCGGTGATCCTTGGGGAGCGAATCCCACGCGGGAAACAGAACGGGGTCGAATCCGCACAGCCCTGCGACATCGTCAGCAAAATCATCGACCTCACTAATCCGAGGCAGCACGACCAGCAGCGTGCCGGGCGCCTTATCGGCCAATGCGGCTGTGGTCAGCGCGCAGGCTGAGCCCCAGGCTCCGTCGATCGTCCCGCTATCGCCCCGCTGGAGCGCCGCAAGCACCTCGCCGAACCCGTCGGACCACAACAACAGCGGCACCAAGTCACCCAAATGCCGCACTGGAGCACGCGTTTTCTTAGGCATACTTTTAACAGTGGCAAATTGTAGCGGGCGAGTGAAATTTGGCCAATGACTTTTTTAGTGGGCAGTAGAGAGTAGGCAGTAGGGCGGGCCGCGGAGTTTGGGTTATGGCCAGCTAATGGACTTATGTCGCGAATTCCTTCACGCCTCATGCCTTCCTAGTCGCTCGTTGACAAACGGCCGGTGGCGTTCATAATGGGGCGTGCTCGTGGCCGTTTGCGAACGGATTGTTGGGCGACGTGTCCTATGAGAGGTCTTGGGGATTAGTGTAATTGGTAACACGAGTGACTCTGACTCACTTATTCTGGGTTCAAGTCCCAGGTCCCCAACTCGATTTTGATTTCAGAAAGCACCGTTGAGGCGGTTTGGGCGTGGAAGAACTCCGCCTGGCGCTGGTTTCTGCGGAATCCTCGCTAGGCTTGACCACTAGACGGCTTGCGACGCGCGGGTCCCTTGCCAAATGGACTGTGAAACGCTGTAATATCAGCGTCGGCGGGGAATGACCCACGGAAATCACTGTGTCCCCACGTTGCGCCGGTGTGGTGCCGCAGTCAGTTACATGCATTAAACTGTTACACTCAGGAAAGTTACGTCAAAATGGGTTGTGTCGAACGTGATCGGGAAATGAAACGCCGCCGCAAACGTCGTGAAAAATTGCAGAAACTTCGCAAAGTCTATGCCAAAGCGGCTAGTGATGGTGAAAAGGCCGAATTGCTGGCCAAAGCACGGAAAATCAGCCCGTTGTTCTCATTTGATGAGTAGCCGCGATTCGCCATCGCAGACGTCCTTGATTGATAATGAGCAAACAGCGATGAATACTCTTCCAGCGGTTGAGCCCTCTCAACCGCTGTTTGTCGTTGCACACGCACTGAAAATTAAAGGTCGCGGCCTCGCCCTGATTGGGTTTACCGCCGACCAGCATGGTCTCTTTGCTAAGGGCCAACTGCTTGAATTGATTCGCCCTGATGGTTCGGATCGCCTTGTCCGCGTGCTCGGAGCCGAATATCCCCCGTCGGTCGAACTGCCCGATCCGCCTCCCGAGACCCCGCGTTACGGTCTGCTGGTCGGCCCCAAAATCGGCATCTCGCACGTCCCGCCGGGAACCGAAGTCCGATTCGCTGCCGGACAAGAACCGGCAAAGCGGATGCAATTCGCCCTGCCGGACACTGATTAGCACCAAAGCCACGACCCTTTGTGCTGAGTCAGGCCATAACACATTGGATACAGCGTTGGGTGCCACTGGCTTTGCCAGTGCAAGTTCAATTGGCTGAACTACCTAAAAACACTGGCAAAGCCAGTCCCACCCAAATTTTAGGCACGACAAGCTGTCAGCCGCGCAGTTCCTCTTTCGAGGATTCCAGTGAGCGATTACACTCCCGCCCTGAAATACATGGGGCGGTTGAGGGGACGGTGTCTGTCTCGCCGCGCGACTGAATTGTATTTTTTCGACTCTTCTGCAAATCCTGTCCTGTGTACCGTTGCGGCTCAGCTGGAGCTTCGCCCTCCCGTGCTATCGTATTTGCATTGAAACGACTTATAGAGAAACCGGCATGGATGCCTCGTCTGCTCAAATTCGCCAACGCCTAATTCTTATCGCTGCAATTATTATCGGCGGTATTGTGATCACGGTGCGGAGCGAGCGTTCTAGCAGCGACTTGCGGGGATTTCATGCCGTCTGGGCAGCGAATTGGCAACAGCCATCGGTGGAGAATCGCCCCGACCCTGAAGACCCCTATGCCCCTTCATTCTACGTGCTATTCGCTCCGCTGGGCGCGCTGCCGTTGTGGGGGGCGGCGCTGGTGATTTATTTGATCAATATCGGCTGCGCTTGGGGCATTCTTCGGCTGACGATCGGGTTGTTGAATCTCCCGCCGCCGGAATACGCGCAACTGTGGATCCCGGTGGTCGGCGTTGCGCCGTTTTTTCTGGGGACGTTAACGCTGGGTCAAAACACCCTGATCTTGATGTGTTTGGTGCTGGGGGCCTATACGTTTGCGCGGCAGGGACGTGAGTTTCGTGGCGGTTGCCTGATCGGGTTGGCGACGGCGGTGAAGGTGTATCCGGTCCTGTTTTTGGTGCCGTTTGCATTGCGGTTGCGGTTGAAGGTGTGCGCCGGTTTTCTCGTGACGATTGTCTTGGTAACGGGCGGGCTGGGGACGTTGTTTTTGGGCTATGAAACCAACGTGGGGTGGTACCACAGTTGGGGACGGTATGTGACACGTGCGGATCAGGATCGGCTCGAAGATCCGGCGTTTCCGCGGTCGATGCGCTGTACCGCGCGGTACAACAACCAAGCTGTGCATGCCGTCTTAGCACGGGTGATGATGGATGTGCCGGCCAAGTGGTATGGCGAACGGTTTCAAGTGAACCTTCTGAAGTGTGATGCGGCAACGTGGCGACGGACGCGGACCGGGGCGACGCTGTTATTTGCCGGTCTGGGAATCGCCGCACTGTGTGGCTTGCGTCTCAACCGACGACGGCAATGGCCGCGCCTGCTGCCTGTGGCAGAGACCGAGGTCGGCCTTTCCCGCGATGCCCGGGAATTGGGAATGGTCTGCAGTTGGTTTTTTCTGACGAGTCCCATGGTTTGGACGCACTATTTGCTTTGGGCATTTTTCCCGTTGGCGTGCATTGTGCGGCAACGACCGAATCGTCCGCGGATGGCGATTTTTGTCTTGGGTGCGTGGTTCGCGGCGGAGTGTTTGATCGGCAGCAAATTCAGCCGGGCGATCGGAGTGAATTTGTGGGCAGGGTTGTTGCTGTTCAGCTGGTTTGCCGTGCCGGCCTTACACGCAATGACGATGCGTGTCGTGAATTTTCAACGTAGCCGTGATGACGGGCCGATTCCATTGTCCACGCGATCTCGTAACAATACCAAACGCCGCGCGGCATAGGTATTGGCCTGCAGGGGCCTGTTCTACACGTCCGCCATGCGGATCAATCGTCGTCGTCGCCACCCTCGTCGTTGTCAAAATCCTCGGCGACTTTGTGTTTGATGAGCGTGACTTCATTGCCGCATTCGTTGTACGTGACTTCGTCCATGATTGTCCGCATCAACACAATGCCGCGGCCGCGGAATTGTTCTTGTTCGACGATGTCGCCGGCATCAAGCAGTTGCGCGAAGTCGAAACCGGGGCCTTCGTCGCGGATAACAAACGTAGCTTTTTCGCGGGAGATCTCCGCACGGACGTAGATTTTTCGATCACAATACGGTTGAGTAAAACTACGGGCCTGCGCGAGTTCGGCGTATTTTCGCCGGTCAACTTCCGTCACCGTGCCACCAACTTCTAGATTGCCGTGGAAGTATGCATTGTTGAGCGCCTCTTCGATCGCCACACCGACGCGTAGTCGTTCGGACTGATCGCCCAACGGTAAACATCGCAGCAGTTGTTGGAAGTAACCGGCCAACAAGCGGATTTGCGCCAGGTCGTTTCGTAATACGAACACGGAATCGCTTTGGGCCAGATAATGCATCAATCGGGAATGCACACGGTCTTCGCGGGCAGCGGTTAATAAATGATGCACGGTTTCGCGGAGGTCTTCAGCCAGTCGGCTTTTGGGAACGTAGCTCGAAGCGCCCTGTTTGAGAACTTGGGCGGCGATTTGTTCGCTCCCTTTGCCGGTCATCAGCACGACCGGAATCAACGGGTGGTCGTCTTTGATCGACGCGATCAGTTCCAAACCGGTCATTCCCGGCATGACCAAGTCGGTGACCACAATGTCCGGCAGATCCGCAGCGATGCTACTGAGAGCTTCACCGCCATCTTTGGCATACAGAATATCCCAGCCTTCAATTTTGCCCAACAGTCCCCCCGCTAACCGTCGATCCATTTCCGAGTCGTCGACGACGAGGACTTTTGTTGAGACAGCCGTGGACATGCCGCTTGCCTCCTACTCCAAGGTGTGTGTGCAACACGTGCTGACGTGCTGCTGATGTTGGGTTCGACCTATAGCATACCCTGGAACACGCAGACTGCCAATTGGGGATTCTTGCTATTATCTCTTGTGCAGCTTTTGTCCGCATCTGGCGGTCAATTGATGGGCCTTCCTCACAAGCGGATCAGCCACCCGTTGCACCCAACAGTGGCATGCGGAGTGAACATGGGGGATTCGCCGGTGCGGCGGAAATCTTGACGGCAAAACCGGTCCAGTCGACTTGCCGCTGGATTGTCAGATTGCCGCGTCGATTTTGACCGCGCAGAACTTGAATTCCGGGATCTTTCCGTAGGGATCCAACGCGTCGGTCGTTAAGACGTTTGCCGCTGCTTCGCGGAAATGGAAGGGGATGAAGATCGTCCCCGGTGATACCGAATTGTCGCTACGAGCGGTTAGGACAATCGTTCCCCGCCGCGATGAAACGCGGACGAGTTGCTCACCGCAGATCCCCAGCCGTGACAAATCACCTGGATGCACAGCGACAAAGGCATCGGGCTGGAGTGCGTTGAGTGCCCGACTGCGACGCGTCATAGTGCCGGTATGCCAGTGCTCCAGCACGCGTCCCGTCGTCAGTACTAACGGGAATTCGTCATTGGGTAGTTCATCCGCCGGTAGAAAAGGGCAAGGGACAAATTTGCCCCGGCCGTTGGGCGTCGGAAATGTGTCGCCAAACAGAATCTGCGCACCGTCTTCGGTCTCCGGATGCGGACAGGGCCGGAGTTTGCCAGTTGCTCCCAAAAGTTCGTGCGTTAGCCCCTGATAGTTTTTCGTCAGCCCGGCGAACTCTTCAAAGATTTCAGCTGGCGATGTGTAGTCCATCGGATAACCCATGCGGCTGGCGATTTCGGCGGTGATCTGCCAGTCGGCCCTCGCCTCCCCGGGTGGATCCAAGACTTGCCGCCCGATTTGAACACGTCGATCGGTGTTGGTGAACGTGCCGGTCTTTTCGAAATAACTCGAAGCTGGCAAAATCACATCGGCAAACTCGGCGGTTTCTGTCAGAAAAATATCCTGCACCACCAAAAAGTCGAGATTCGCCAGTGCGCCGCGGACTATGTTGGTATTGGGATCGGAGACGAAGGGATTTTCACCCAGGACATACATCCCGGCAACATCGCCCTGCAGCGCCGCATGCGTGATTTCCACAACTGTCAAACCAGGATTTGGATTCAGATCCACGCTCCAGGCTTGTTCAAATTTGTGGCGGACTTCCTCATAAGCCACTCGCTGGTAATCGGGATACACCATCGGGATCAAACCGGCATCGCTGGCGCCTTGGACGTTGTTTTGCCCGCGGAGCGGGTGGAGCCCCGTGCCCGGTCTACCCATATTACCGGTCATGAGGCACAGCGAAATCAAGCAGCGGGCATTGTTCGTGCCGGTGGTATGTTGTGAAATCCCCATGCCCCAAAAGACCAGCATGCTCCCCGCACGTCCGATGGTGCGAGCGATCTCGCGAATCTCTTCAGCTGCAATACCACACATCAGCTCAGATTGTTCCGGGGAAAAGTCACGGAGGACCAATTCTCGTAGCTCCGGAAAACCTTCTGTGCGGGCATTGATGAAATCGTGGTCGACCAAATCTTCGGTGATCAACACGTGCATGACCGCGTTGTAAAATGCGACGTCCGAACCGGGGTGGATCTGTGCGAAGTGCGTGGCAAAGTCGACCAGATCATGGCGACGGACGTCGACTACGATCAGCTTGGTCCCATTTTTGACCGCTTCTTTCATGAAGGTCGCCGCCACGGGATGATTGGCGCTCGCATGTGAACCAGTTAGCAGAGCGACGTCGGCGCGGGCCACGTCAGCGAAGACGTTTGTGACGGCTCCTGAACCAATCGTCTCCATCAATGCGGCGACCGAGGAGGCATGGCACAACCGCGTGCAATGGTCGACGTTGTTGGTGCCGAATACGGCGCGAATCAGTTTCTGAAACAGGTACGCTTCTTCATTGGAACACTTGGCGGAACCAAATCCAGCTAGGGCGTCCCCTCCACGTTCTTCGCGAATGGTTTTGAATCGGTTGGCAACCAGATCTAAGGCTTCGTCCCATGTTGCTTCACGAAACGCCGGGAGCACCACGTCATAATCGACGATGCCGCCCGGCTTGGATTTCGACTTAGAGCGGGGATCGGAGTCTTGTACCTCCGGCGAAAGTGGCGCTTTGGGGTAATACTCTTCACGGCGGATCAACGGTTTTGTCAAACGTTGGGGATGCAGCGCATAGTCCCAGCCGTAACGGCCTTTTACGCACAACCGTTCGTGGTTGACGGGGCTTTCGCGTCCGCTCACGGCCAGGATTGTATCGTCCGTCGCATGAACAGTGACCGAGCAACCGACGCCGCAATAGGGACAGACCGAGTCGACATCCCGCACATTGACAGCATCGACAATCGGTAAGGTGACGGGTTTGTGCGTCAAGGCATTTGTGGGGCAGACGGCCGCGCATTCGCCGCAAGAAACACAGGTGCTTTCGCCCATGGGAACGTCGAGATCAAAGGCGATCCGCGCCGTGTGTCCCTTGCCGGTCCGGCCAATGACCTCGTTCGACTGTATGTCATCGCAGGCGCGAATGCAGCGGTCGCACAGTATGCACGCGTGGTGGTCGACGGCAATCACCGGCGAGGAATTGTCCTGAAAACTGTTGTCGTGGCTATGGGCATTTTGCGGCGGATTGATTGAGATACCGTATTTGTTCGCCAATACTGTTACGTCGCAATTGTTTTGGGAAGAGGCTGCCGGATTCGCTTCGGCAATCTCTTCAGCGAGCAATTGCGTGAGCATGCGGCGGTGCTTTTCGACTTTTTCGCTGGAAGTCTCGACCTGCATGCCTGCTTCGCAGGGGCGAGCGCAGGAAGGGGTCAAGGTGCGGGCGCCGACGTCGACGACACACATGCGGCAGACACCGACCGGATCCATGCGGGGCGAATGACACAGCGCGGGAATCTCGATGCCGAGACCGCTAGCGGCTTCATAGATGGATGTGCCTTGCGGAACCGATACGGATTGTCCGTCGATCGTGAGTTCAATTTGATCCACGGTGGTGGCGTGACTCATGGCGTCTCCTTGCCTGCTGGAACGTCTTGTGGAAATCGTTCCAGGACGGAGTTCATCGGTCCCAAGGCGACTTGCCCCAACCCGCATATCGAGGTTTGCAACAACGTCTCCGACAACTCCGGCATGATATCTAAGCTTGCTGCATCCCGTTCTCCGGACTGCACCTGTTCCAGCATTCGCACCGCTTTTTCACTACCGATGCGACAGGGGACGCATTTGCCGCACGATTCGTTGCGAAAAAACCGTGTGATGCTTAGTCCCAGATCGAACAAATTGCGACCCTCGGCAATCACAACGACGGCGCCCGATCCCAACATGCTGCCGACGTTGCGGAGGGCGTCGAAGTCGAGCGGTGTATCGATGTGCTCGGCGGGAAGAAAGTTCGAACTCGCTCCACCCGGCAGAACAGCTTTGAGGGGACGGTCGTCTTTTAAGCCGCCGGCGCGGGCAATCAGTTCGGCAATGGTGATTCCATGGGGAACTTCGTAAACCCCCGGTTCGTTAACGTCGCCGGAGATGGAAAAAAACTTTAGTCCCGGATAGTCGCCTACGCCTTGTGCCTGCCACCAGTCGTTGCCCTGGGCGATGATCGATGTAGAGAGTGCGAAGGTCTCGACATTGTTGATCAACGTCGGCTTGCCCCATAGGCCGTGCGTGCCGGGGTAGGGGGGGCGGATCCGCGGTTCGCCCCGTTTGTCCTCAAGGGCTTCCAGCAGCGCGGTTTCTTCACCCAGAATATAACCGCCCGGCGAAACAAAAATCTCGATGTCAAACTTCCGACTGCTACCAGCGACATTGGCGCCTAGTATTCCACAGTTGTAGGCATCGTTAATGGCCGTTTGCAGTATTTCGCGCTCTGGGCCGTATTCGTGCCGGATATAGACAATGCCTTGCTCCGCACCAATCGTCAGCGCCGCTAGCAACATGCCTTCGATGATCAAGTGCGGCAGATGTTCTAAGATCACGCGATCCTTGAACGTTCCCGGTTCGCTTTCATCGGCATTGCAGATGATGTATTTGACCGGTTCGGTCTCTTGCGAGACGAGTTCCCACTTAAGTCCGGTCGGAAAACCCGCGCCCCCCATGCCTTTGAGTTTAGATTGTTTCAAGCGTTCGATGCAGATCTGCGGAATATCTTCAGCGTCGATTAAGAGACGTTGCACCGTGCCATAGTGGGCGGCCGCATTGGTGTAGGGATCGCATTTCCATTCGCGCGTTGCTGTTGTGACGGGCGAGAGGTCGGGCAGGGGACTGCCGGCAAAGTCTTCTAAAAACGCGTCGAGTTCGGAATTGCTGATGGGGGCATCATTCAGCGAAGCCGCCGGCGCGTGCTCGCAGCGGCCCAGGCAGGAGACTTCGTGGATTTCGAAGTCGCTCTGCGCGTCGCAGGCGGATTTGAGTTGGGCGAATCGCTCAGCGCCTCCAGCGATCCGGCAGGAGAGATCGCGACAGACATGCACAGCGGCGCGGGGTGGGGGTGTTCGACGAAAGTGTGGATAAAACGAGACCAAACCTTGCAGTCGATAAAGCGGTATATTTTTGCGGCGTGCGAGGTCCCGCAGGCAGTCTTCGTCGAGATAGCCCCGCTCCGCTTGCAACCGACTTAACTCACGCAAAAGTTTCAATTGCTTTGCCTCCGTGTCCCACGACAGCAGAATTCGTCCGTGTCATTACCGACCCACGGCGGGAAGCATAGTGCGGTGCATGGATTAACTGACAACGACCGCCGTTAAAAGTATCGCATCCCGACCTGATACACCAGCAATGCGGCGACATAGGCCAATGCCGTCATGTAGACAA
Coding sequences within it:
- a CDS encoding DUF6800 family protein: MGCVERDREMKRRRKRREKLQKLRKVYAKAASDGEKAELLAKARKISPLFSFDE
- a CDS encoding glycosyltransferase family 87 protein, with protein sequence MDASSAQIRQRLILIAAIIIGGIVITVRSERSSSDLRGFHAVWAANWQQPSVENRPDPEDPYAPSFYVLFAPLGALPLWGAALVIYLINIGCAWGILRLTIGLLNLPPPEYAQLWIPVVGVAPFFLGTLTLGQNTLILMCLVLGAYTFARQGREFRGGCLIGLATAVKVYPVLFLVPFALRLRLKVCAGFLVTIVLVTGGLGTLFLGYETNVGWYHSWGRYVTRADQDRLEDPAFPRSMRCTARYNNQAVHAVLARVMMDVPAKWYGERFQVNLLKCDAATWRRTRTGATLLFAGLGIAALCGLRLNRRRQWPRLLPVAETEVGLSRDARELGMVCSWFFLTSPMVWTHYLLWAFFPLACIVRQRPNRPRMAIFVLGAWFAAECLIGSKFSRAIGVNLWAGLLLFSWFAVPALHAMTMRVVNFQRSRDDGPIPLSTRSRNNTKRRAA
- a CDS encoding ATP-binding response regulator, which produces MSTAVSTKVLVVDDSEMDRRLAGGLLGKIEGWDILYAKDGGEALSSIAADLPDIVVTDLVMPGMTGLELIASIKDDHPLIPVVLMTGKGSEQIAAQVLKQGASSYVPKSRLAEDLRETVHHLLTAAREDRVHSRLMHYLAQSDSVFVLRNDLAQIRLLAGYFQQLLRCLPLGDQSERLRVGVAIEEALNNAYFHGNLEVGGTVTEVDRRKYAELAQARSFTQPYCDRKIYVRAEISREKATFVIRDEGPGFDFAQLLDAGDIVEQEQFRGRGIVLMRTIMDEVTYNECGNEVTLIKHKVAEDFDNDEGGDDDD
- the fdhF gene encoding formate dehydrogenase subunit alpha codes for the protein MSHATTVDQIELTIDGQSVSVPQGTSIYEAASGLGIEIPALCHSPRMDPVGVCRMCVVDVGARTLTPSCARPCEAGMQVETSSEKVEKHRRMLTQLLAEEIAEANPAASSQNNCDVTVLANKYGISINPPQNAHSHDNSFQDNSSPVIAVDHHACILCDRCIRACDDIQSNEVIGRTGKGHTARIAFDLDVPMGESTCVSCGECAAVCPTNALTHKPVTLPIVDAVNVRDVDSVCPYCGVGCSVTVHATDDTILAVSGRESPVNHERLCVKGRYGWDYALHPQRLTKPLIRREEYYPKAPLSPEVQDSDPRSKSKSKPGGIVDYDVVLPAFREATWDEALDLVANRFKTIREERGGDALAGFGSAKCSNEEAYLFQKLIRAVFGTNNVDHCTRLCHASSVAALMETIGSGAVTNVFADVARADVALLTGSHASANHPVAATFMKEAVKNGTKLIVVDVRRHDLVDFATHFAQIHPGSDVAFYNAVMHVLITEDLVDHDFINARTEGFPELRELVLRDFSPEQSELMCGIAAEEIREIARTIGRAGSMLVFWGMGISQHTTGTNNARCLISLCLMTGNMGRPGTGLHPLRGQNNVQGASDAGLIPMVYPDYQRVAYEEVRHKFEQAWSVDLNPNPGLTVVEITHAALQGDVAGMYVLGENPFVSDPNTNIVRGALANLDFLVVQDIFLTETAEFADVILPASSYFEKTGTFTNTDRRVQIGRQVLDPPGEARADWQITAEIASRMGYPMDYTSPAEIFEEFAGLTKNYQGLTHELLGATGKLRPCPHPETEDGAQILFGDTFPTPNGRGKFVPCPFLPADELPNDEFPLVLTTGRVLEHWHTGTMTRRSRALNALQPDAFVAVHPGDLSRLGICGEQLVRVSSRRGTIVLTARSDNSVSPGTIFIPFHFREAAANVLTTDALDPYGKIPEFKFCAVKIDAAI
- a CDS encoding NADH-ubiquinone oxidoreductase-F iron-sulfur binding region domain-containing protein, whose amino-acid sequence is MKLLRELSRLQAERGYLDEDCLRDLARRKNIPLYRLQGLVSFYPHFRRTPPPRAAVHVCRDLSCRIAGGAERFAQLKSACDAQSDFEIHEVSCLGRCEHAPAASLNDAPISNSELDAFLEDFAGSPLPDLSPVTTATREWKCDPYTNAAAHYGTVQRLLIDAEDIPQICIERLKQSKLKGMGGAGFPTGLKWELVSQETEPVKYIICNADESEPGTFKDRVILEHLPHLIIEGMLLAALTIGAEQGIVYIRHEYGPEREILQTAINDAYNCGILGANVAGSSRKFDIEIFVSPGGYILGEETALLEALEDKRGEPRIRPPYPGTHGLWGKPTLINNVETFALSTSIIAQGNDWWQAQGVGDYPGLKFFSISGDVNEPGVYEVPHGITIAELIARAGGLKDDRPLKAVLPGGASSNFLPAEHIDTPLDFDALRNVGSMLGSGAVVVIAEGRNLFDLGLSITRFFRNESCGKCVPCRIGSEKAVRMLEQVQSGERDAASLDIMPELSETLLQTSICGLGQVALGPMNSVLERFPQDVPAGKETP